A genomic region of Egicoccus sp. AB-alg2 contains the following coding sequences:
- a CDS encoding DUF4236 domain-containing protein: MGFRFRRSMKMLPGVRLNVTHRGVGVRLGPRGAGVSFHSSGRGTRSVGLPGTGMYWREDFRWRPADGRGEASASAAAATGDGAARAARPAAEHRRAAAGGVVSAHEERENEDRVTALHVALDALANDDLMSAERLLRPLVETRWSSQERSVTVTVAPGVEVDLPAGTDAAMHMLVETLQAGGRLERALEVAEQLHPTDAAALSVAELLCELGRFAQLLEELDGLPRLEGDTGRLLDVYLAVAATATGELHAADERLRQVLAAGETAASVRVAALTCRLDLARRAGRDDLADACRRAIGRLDPDHPVLDSGPSASAGSQVVSVAAEQLAAAQARHDLLTEQVVERERQLAEDVSRLETFARRYLARVGGLLSAVADLRARLVEARAANAPHDELLQQQARAAREQARQHQDACRQTSEGGSPPPASEDLKRAYRQAARAMHPDLAQDEDDRARRTEHMARLNGAYAARDEDLLARVVADWRAGAAAPAATTSDRGQLCAEIARLERRLVQLDQEHDEIRARAMWALMVEVETAEAAGRDVLADLAEELTRERDELQDELLLMATL; the protein is encoded by the coding sequence ATGGGGTTCCGGTTCCGGCGATCGATGAAGATGTTGCCCGGTGTTCGATTGAACGTCACCCACCGGGGGGTCGGTGTGCGGCTTGGCCCGCGCGGTGCCGGCGTCTCGTTCCATTCTTCAGGTCGAGGGACCCGTTCGGTCGGGCTGCCCGGCACCGGGATGTATTGGCGCGAGGACTTCCGCTGGCGGCCAGCCGACGGGCGTGGGGAGGCGAGCGCCTCTGCCGCAGCGGCCACGGGCGACGGTGCGGCGCGAGCGGCGCGGCCGGCAGCCGAGCATCGACGTGCTGCTGCAGGCGGGGTGGTGTCAGCACATGAGGAGCGGGAGAACGAAGACCGCGTCACAGCTCTTCACGTGGCGCTCGACGCCTTGGCGAACGATGACCTCATGAGCGCCGAACGTCTGCTCCGGCCGCTGGTCGAGACCCGCTGGTCTTCTCAAGAGCGCTCGGTGACCGTCACGGTCGCCCCTGGTGTGGAGGTGGACCTGCCAGCTGGCACGGATGCGGCCATGCACATGCTCGTGGAGACGTTGCAGGCCGGCGGCAGGCTCGAGCGCGCCCTCGAGGTCGCTGAGCAGCTGCATCCCACCGACGCGGCCGCCCTGTCGGTCGCTGAGCTGTTGTGCGAACTCGGTCGATTCGCACAACTGTTGGAGGAACTCGACGGGTTGCCGCGGCTGGAAGGCGACACCGGCAGGCTCCTGGATGTCTACCTCGCGGTCGCTGCGACGGCGACCGGAGAGTTGCACGCCGCCGACGAGCGGCTGCGGCAAGTTCTCGCGGCTGGCGAGACCGCTGCTTCGGTCAGGGTGGCCGCCTTAACCTGCCGGCTCGACCTCGCACGTCGAGCTGGCCGCGATGATCTGGCGGATGCCTGCCGGCGCGCGATCGGTCGGCTCGATCCCGACCATCCTGTTCTCGACAGCGGCCCTTCCGCGTCTGCCGGCTCGCAGGTCGTCTCCGTCGCAGCCGAGCAGCTGGCTGCAGCTCAGGCACGACATGACCTTCTCACTGAGCAGGTGGTGGAGCGAGAACGGCAGCTGGCGGAGGACGTCAGCCGGCTCGAAACCTTCGCTCGGCGCTACCTCGCCCGCGTCGGCGGATTGCTGTCCGCCGTCGCGGACCTGCGGGCACGGCTCGTGGAGGCGCGGGCCGCGAACGCGCCCCACGACGAACTGCTCCAGCAACAGGCCCGCGCCGCGCGTGAGCAGGCCCGACAGCACCAGGACGCCTGCCGGCAGACCTCAGAAGGCGGGTCGCCACCGCCCGCGAGCGAAGACCTCAAGCGGGCGTACCGCCAGGCTGCCCGGGCAATGCATCCCGATCTCGCGCAAGACGAGGACGACCGGGCCCGCCGGACCGAGCACATGGCACGCCTCAACGGGGCGTACGCCGCCCGCGACGAGGACCTGCTGGCCCGCGTCGTCGCGGACTGGCGAGCCGGAGCAGCAGCACCCGCGGCGACCACCAGCGACCGAGGGCAGCTGTGCGCGGAGATCGCGCGGCTCGAGCGGCGGCTGGTGCAACTCGATCAAGAGCACGACGAGATCCGCGCCCGGGCGATGTGGGCCCTGATGGTCGAGGTCGAGACCGCTGAAGCTGCAGGTCGCGATGTGCTCGCCGACCTCGCTGAGGAGCTGACCCGCGAGCGAGACGAACTGCAGGACGAGCTACTGTTGATGGCAACCCTGTGA
- a CDS encoding Rv3235 family protein translates to MPSFEPTDRQVRADVYRITRVYLEVERGLRPPEQLEKFLTPAEYRRHRSRPQHPAARAREPVRPTDVGRIHLDRHLPGQITAAIPTRETGEHWGALVLHFARNHAGRWRIDQFERLTRPTVARDTPNTPPETKDLDTRVRVIEEERRLVDAAHRATTTRVRELRAAGADRDQTRELRTQQKAWKRLRSELDTELATLRHTRELRDTLADVDLRRDRHPTELDDRQLDALLGPSPDHEWRRGLRDGVIEEIHAYRRRWNVTDPRSVLGSAPDDPDHQHDRDELARTLRAAARALGTNRNGTAREPDPRPRQRRQMQPRGIAAER, encoded by the coding sequence GTGCCGTCCTTCGAACCGACCGATCGGCAGGTCCGCGCCGACGTCTACCGCATCACCCGCGTCTATCTCGAGGTCGAACGTGGCCTGCGGCCTCCTGAGCAGCTCGAGAAGTTCCTCACCCCGGCTGAGTACCGCCGCCACCGCAGCCGCCCTCAGCATCCTGCTGCCCGCGCCCGTGAGCCGGTCCGGCCCACCGATGTCGGGCGCATCCACCTCGATCGGCACCTTCCCGGTCAGATCACCGCGGCCATCCCCACCCGTGAGACCGGCGAGCACTGGGGCGCGCTGGTCCTGCACTTCGCCCGCAACCATGCTGGCCGCTGGCGCATCGACCAGTTCGAACGGCTCACCCGACCCACCGTCGCTCGCGACACCCCCAATACCCCGCCGGAAACCAAGGACCTGGACACCCGGGTGCGGGTGATCGAGGAGGAGCGCCGGCTCGTCGACGCCGCCCACCGCGCTACCACGACCCGGGTCCGAGAGCTCCGCGCAGCCGGAGCCGACCGCGACCAGACCCGCGAGCTGCGCACGCAGCAGAAGGCCTGGAAGCGGCTCCGAAGCGAGCTCGACACCGAACTCGCGACCCTGCGCCACACACGTGAGCTGCGCGACACCCTCGCGGACGTCGACCTGCGACGTGATCGGCATCCCACCGAACTCGACGACCGGCAGCTCGACGCACTCCTCGGCCCCAGCCCCGACCACGAGTGGCGCCGCGGCCTGCGCGATGGGGTGATCGAGGAGATCCACGCCTACCGCCGACGCTGGAACGTCACCGACCCCCGCAGCGTCCTCGGCTCCGCCCCCGACGATCCCGACCACCAGCACGACCGCGACGAGCTCGCCCGAACCCTCCGAGCCGCCGCCCGCGCTCTCGGGACCAACCGCAACGGCACGGCGCGTGAGCCCGATCCACGCCCTCGGCAACGACGTCAGATGCAACCCCGGGGGATCGCCGCCGAACGCTGA